The nucleotide sequence GGAGGAGCGGAGATGAAGGCTCCAGGAGGAGCGGAGGCGGCGACAGGCCGACACCGGCCGAAACCGAGGCAGGCGCAGCCGGCAGGGCAATAAGGCTACGCAGCTCGGCAGCTTCCCTAAGCACCACCTCACGCAGTGCGAGACGCTCGTCAGCCTCCTTGCCACCGAAAACCCGCCGGACCTTGGCCTCGGCCAGCGTCACCACCCCCATCCTCCTGAAGCAGCCCACAGCCGCAGAGGACTCGGCCGCgtggcgccgcccgccgcctccacgCCGGTCAGCCTCGCGGCTGTCATGCCGATGCGGGGAGCGAGAGCGAGGACGCGTAACGGCCTCGCCATGGACGCGCCCAGCCCGCCCGCTACCAGTGCCGCCCGTCCGATCGTCGAAGTCATCGCCTTCATCATCGCGCTGCCACCGACACGGCTCGCGACAGGCACCAGCGCCCCCGCCACTGGCCCGGCCACACGGCGAACCCCGCGTCGTGGTGTCGCGGGAGTCGAACTCGCcggggatgacgacgtcgtcagaGGACACAGGAGCGTGGTCGTCGATGGTTCCGCGGTGGCACGGCGGGAACACGGATGTCGGAGGGGAGTATGCCACCGGCCGGCCGTCTTGCGTCTCCATGTCGAGGGGAGTCGAGGTGTAGTCCTCAACCCGCAGCAGGTGGATGATGACGCGGAAGGTGGCGCCGCGCAGGCAGCGCGCCGGCTGCCGTGCCGAGATCGTGACGCCATCGGGAGCGCGCGACGTGAAGGTCAGCCAGACCACCTTCGGGATCCTGCTCGGGTTGGCCGTCCACGCCCAGAGGCCAATGTCGCGTGTGTccgacatggagatggagcacTCGTACATGACGTCCAGCGCGCAGCTGCGGCCGATGACGCGCTCGACGATGGAATGCGTCCAGACGTAGGCGGGCACGCCATCAAGGATCAGACGCGCACGGAAGGGCATCGCGTGCGCCAGCGGCCGCCACGGCTTGATGAAGACGTGCGTGCCATCGCCCACACGGAGCCGGCCCCTGTCCAGCACGGCCGTGCAGAGCTCtttgctctcaaacttgaggcggAACTCCTCCGGGTAGTGGCTGCTGACGGCGACGTCGCCCCGCCGCAGGCGAAGGCGGTCACGCAGGAGGCGTTCCACCACAGCCGGGGCCCAGGCGATGGAGGCCGTCTGCTCCTAGGTGCGCCGGTCACGGTCGATGTCGAAGGTGGCCGCGATGATGCAGGTGTCCTCCTCCGGCCTGGACTCCGGCGCGCCAAGACCGTGCTGAGCCATGTCAAGCGGAGGCGAAGCGGGAGGATGGCAATCCCGGCCGGGGGCGACCACGTCAGCCCAGGAGCGGCCCGAGCAAGGACTGCGGGAAGGCGTAGGGCGGGGCGGAGGCGAAGGGGGCGGCTCGTCGCGCGCAGTGCAGAAGCGAGCGCGGTGGCCCGAGCGGTCGCAGGCAAGACAACGCAAGGGCTCGCGACAGGAGCGGGCGCGGTGGTGCTTGCTGAGACAGCGAAAACACCTCCCCCGCGTCCTCCTTAAGAACAGCAGCCTTCTCTCCTCGGCCAGGCTGTCGCCGAGCCCGGCCGGACGCCCGTCGCGTCGGCATAAAGAAGCGTCCCGTCGCGGACGGCGCCTCGAGACCACCGTCGTCCAGGCCGCGGCGCGCCCATCCTCCTCTGACGCAGGAACATGCTCGACTTGAATGCCAACGCCATGAATGCCCCCAGCAGGCGCAACCACCATGGAGCGGAGCCGGGGCGCCCTGAATGCTACTACAGGCTCAGgggagcccgagccctccgccgaGGCGCGCGTGCAAACAGGCAAGGTAGGGCGCAGCAGCGACCCCGAGGCCGGCAGGTCGGAGGCGATCTGGATCTGGCTCACCGGGATGTCGACGAGGCTCGACGCAGCAATGATGGATCCCTGGCGCTGGGAGAGGAACCAAGGGGCCTGCGGCGCGAGGACGATAGGCCGGAAGGGGGGCGGGGGCAGGCAGGCtggtggcagcggcagcggcagcgggggcggcggcgccgagCATGTCGCAGGAGCAACGGGCATAATTCCGTTGTGCGAACACCTCATTGTACCTCCATAAATTGGAAATTTCTCtcgtaaaaaaagaagaagaaaatggcgTGAGAAAACATAGGAGGAGAGAAGTGGATGGGAATGGGGATGAGCAAGAGGTATGTGTTGACCGTGAAACCGCGTGCACGTGGTTTTCTCACCCAGTCACTGCTGCTCGTGGATCCCATCACGTGCATGCGTGTGCATCTCATCAAGCCATGTTACTTGTATCGTCGCATTTCACTTACGTGGTGGATGTGAACCTGCAGGAAAGCAACACCCTTGGTGTGCTACGCATCACATCATATTTGTGCAACGTGCGAGCGCGGGAGGGAGGGCTACAGTACAGTACtctctccgtttttatttactctgcatattagagttaaCTGAAGTCAAACATggtaaaatttgaccaaatttgtagaaaacaatatagacatttatcataataaatctatacaatgtgaaagtacattcaataataaatctaatgttgttgatttgttattgtatatcttaatatttttatttataaacttgatcaaaatttgtaaagcttgactttgatcaaaactaatatgcgaactaaataaccAACAAAGGAGCGGTGGGACCCACGCGAGAACAAAACAAACACGTTCCGGTGGACCTCCCGGGCCCGTTCTTCACTCGGAGAGGGAGGAGGGTTGACCTCTGACTGGCTTGCACCATTGCTCCGCTCCAAAGATTCCGTCTCCTTTCTTGTCATTCTTTCATTTTCACTACGTACCTTATTCGCTGGCTCCTCCGTCCGTCCGTCCACAACACCGCAACTGGGCAAGCCACTCCTGCCGTCCTGATTGCTGTATAAATAAGCTCCACTCCCACCCTCAGCTCAACCACCGGCTCCCATCTTGATCCACACCTCACCTCAGCTCACCTGCTCCCCTCCCTCCGCCTGCCTTCTCCCACCACCTCCATATCTCTCTCTCCAATCCATTCCTCCTCCTTGGGAGAGACCAAGCGCAACTCACCTCAACAATGAAGGGCAGGAGGCAGAGCATGGTGCCGGACGGGGGCTGCAGCGCCAGCAAGATGGAGCGCAAGGACGTGGAGAAGAACCGCAGGCTGCACATGAAGGGCCTCTGCCTCAAGCTCTCCTCCCTCGTCCCGCCCTCCTCCGCACACCACCTCCGACACTATTCTTCTACTTCTTCCTCACCACCGTCCAGCAACAAggtctgtcccaaaataagtgtctcaagcatcattcttctcttctcttttggtCTCCTCTTCTGTTGATTCGCCATCAAAAGGCGCTTCTTTTCTTCTTTgctgaagaaaagaaaagaaaagaaaacatgaaTAGTATGTGTTCTactgaagaaaagaaaagaaaggaaaacatGAATAGTATGTGTTTTGCTGAAGaaacgaaaagaaaagaaaacatgaaTAGTATGTGTTTTgctgaagaaaagaaaagaaaagaaaacatcaAGTACGTGTGTGATGTAGCAGAGCACCTACTTGTGTGGTCCACTGAATTATGTCTCAACTTGGTTGGTGGTCAGTCACCACCTTCACAAGAAAAGAAAAAGTGCTCCACCACAATATCACATCATCATGCATTTCGGCACGTGCCATCCAAAGCGATCGGTGTGGTAGGAGGGAGGAGTACCACTTACTCATTTGCTACCCGTCCATCGGATAAGCCATCCCCAATAATTACTTTGTGCTCAATTTTTTCTTTCACTTTGTGGTCAAGAAAATTTACTAAAACGTTTGGCCAGTCAATCAATCCATCCCCAATAATTAACCCCTTGAGCCACCAACCCAAGATTGGAGATCACTCTCCTGATTCGATTCACGTGCCTCTGCCATACAAAATCTgaatacgtccatttttcattgcgAGTGCATGAGGATGCCAATGATCAGTGGATCAGTTAGTTTACTAGCCATTGCCAGCAGGATCAATTGATCAGCTGATCTGACTTGATCGTGCCGTGTTTGCAGGACGCGGCGACGCAGCTGGACCAGCTGGACAGCGCCGCGGCGTACATCAAGCAGCTCCGGGGCCGGATCGACCACCTCAAGCGCCGCAAGCAGGCCGCCCTCTCCGGCGGCACGGCCGGCTGCTCCTCCTCCGTCTCCGCCGGCGACTACAAGTCACAGACGGCCTCGCTGCCGGTGATCGAGGTTCGGCACCAGGACGGGACGCTCGACGTGGCGCTGGCGAGCGAATCCGGGCGGCCGTTCCGGCTGCACGAGGTGATCGCCGTGCTGGAGCAGGAGGGCGCCGAGGTGGTCAGCGCCAGCTTCTCGGTCGTCGGCGACAAGATCTTCTACACGGTCCATTCCCAGGCGATGTGCCCCCGCATCGGCCTCGAGCCCGGCAGGGTCGCCCACCGGCTCCGCGGcctcgccgcagccgcagccgccaccgtctcgTCGTCGGTCCTCCTGACATGAtctctttctttcttgtttttGCCATGGTGACAGACCAGCCGGTCTATTTTTTCATCAATCGCAGCAGCTTAGCATAGCTTAGTACTGCTCTACTCTGCTCGTCATTGAGCTTCAGGTCTGTCTGAAATCTACTACTAGCGTAGTCATGTGTAcctgcatatctcctcctttgtgaaGATGTGAGACATTTTAGCATTCAGAATGTTGGATTTCTTTCTACTAACAAGGCTTGAGACATGGGGGAGCATTAGCCTGTGTTTGGTTGAGCCGAAAATTCTGGAAAAGCTGCTGTGAGCCGCCAACATAGATTAAAATCACGGCTCAAACTGCCGCTTTCGCGGCGTGATCGCTCCTTTGAAATGACCACGCGATCTGCATAGCTTGGGGAATCGCGCAAGATAGCAGTGCCATCGTCGGAGATCGCACCATTCCTTCCTTATCGGTCGCGGCCAAAATCTCCGGAGGTTGCAACATTCCTTCCTTATCGGTCGCGGCCAAAATCTCTGCCGCGATTTCAGTTCGTCCGCGATTTTAATCTATAGCCGTGAGCTGTGAAAAGTTGTTGTGAGCGGTGACAACCGGGGAGAATGTTGGAAAAGCTGTTGATAATCCCAATGATGAACGGAGTGTTAGTGATAACGATAACATCGATTTCTCCTTCCCGAAGTTAAgttttgttgggaaacgtagtagagaAAAAGTTTCGCACTTATGATCACTTAAGattaatatgaagatgcataacgggttgggatcacgGTCGTTATCATCACCAAGTTGAAGCGGAAGAAGAATGTgccggtgtagatcgtacttggagtccctcaaacTAAAAGACCAAAAGCAttgcctctctacttggttgcaagcgtgcaaccttcacGATCCGGCGGCGCTTAACCATCCAGACCTAATAGTCATCGAAGAATTAGAGACAGGGGATTAGAGTCAcacggggcttctaattatgaggacaaaaAGATTAGGCTAGCTCTAATTAGTGATCTAGGACCAAGTTCTCTCTTGTTCTGGGTCCACAAGGTGGTCTGGGACCTGGGCAAGGTACGGCCAGCACAAAAACGTGTGTGAGTTTTGTTTCCAGGAGTAAACACTGTAGCTCTACTGTTCCTATTCTTCGGCTAGGAGAGTAAATATACGGTATTTCCTATTTGGCAGATCTTTTCTCTTTTTGACAGGAAAGCTTTCATGCTAGCTTTATTAACTTTAAATAATGCTAAAATTTGCTTCAAGCATTGCTTTAGCGAAGCAAACCAAGTGGCCGGCAGTTTGGCGAAGAATTCCTTCGGTAGTCGACCTTCTGGTGTTTGGGAGTATTCTATCCCTGACTGTGTTTCTCATCTCCTTGTAAACATTATATGAAACAAAGTCTTTTACCTATTAAAAAAGACTTTAAATAGTGCTTAAATCGTCCGCTAAAATTCTAGAGAGAAAACTATGGGATGAGTTCAACCACAAGGACACATGGATCAACACGGCTCCTATTTAGCGAATCTAAATGTTCAGCGGGGTAGAATACCGAGCTAATGAAGCCTTAAGAAATCACAGTCGTGGTGTACCGCGCAAAAGAAAAAACGGTGGTCTGTACGATCGACTTTTTTAGCCTTGCTCTAAGAGAATAATTAATTTCCCTCTTCAACCTTGCTGTAACGATGGATcttactcccttcgttccgaattacttgttttggatttgtctagatacatccgtatctagactcattttagtgctacatacattcgtatttagacaaaactaagacaagtaattcagaatgGAGGAAGTACATATCACTCGTTAGAGCTCTTTTTTTTCTAACAGTAAGTGTATTGTGGTGAATAGCAACAATGCCTAGGTACAGATGGCACAAGGCCCACTCCCACTTGCACCCAATCATGCATGCATGCTAGGACCCGTATGGATTGCCCACGGCCGCGAATTATGCGCTGGATCCATGTATTGCAAAGCTCGGTGTGTTTGTCACCTAAACACACGGAGCTTTGCAATACCTTCGTACGCTGCTAGCATAACAACAACCCAACTGCAAATGCAAAGCTCCGTTGAAATTTCTCCATCCCTCTCCAACCGGTAGCTTGTGTACGTACTGCAATCAACTACTGTAGCCACACATAGATACAGAGGTTTAGCTTGGTGGTTGGCCATGCGGTTGTGCAACGCAACCTAAtgacccgagttcaattcctagaatAAATAGATGATGcacaggcactagtagaaaaaggggctatggtccaggccgggtcagcccattagtcccggttcagtctagaaccgggaccaatacaGGCATTGGTCctagttcgtgagcccagggggccggccgggccacgtgggccattggtcccggttcatctggaccttttggtcccggttggtgggatgaaccgggaccaatgggcctcgctcctggcccaccaccattggtcccggttcgtggcttgaaccgggaccaaaggcacccctttagtcccggctcatgtcaccaaccgggaccaatgaggtgc is from Triticum aestivum cultivar Chinese Spring chromosome 3A, IWGSC CS RefSeq v2.1, whole genome shotgun sequence and encodes:
- the LOC123059743 gene encoding transcription factor bHLH168 — translated: MKGRRQSMVPDGGCSASKMERKDVEKNRRLHMKGLCLKLSSLVPPSSAHHLRHYSSTSSSPPSSNKDAATQLDQLDSAAAYIKQLRGRIDHLKRRKQAALSGGTAGCSSSVSAGDYKSQTASLPVIEVRHQDGTLDVALASESGRPFRLHEVIAVLEQEGAEVVSASFSVVGDKIFYTVHSQAMCPRIGLEPGRVAHRLRGLAAAAAATVSSSVLLT